The following DNA comes from Candidatus Omnitrophota bacterium.
GAAGCGCGGCGCCTACGAGTTCATTACCAAGCCCTTCAACAACGACGAAGTCATCCACATCATCGGCAACGCCTTCGAGCGCAAACGCCTTCTCGACCGCAACCGCTACCTCTCTCAGGCGCTGGAAGAACGAAAACAGCTGGAAGGGCTGATCGGCGAAAGCCGCCCCATGCAGGCGCTCTACCGCCTCATCGAAAAAGTCGCGCCCACCGACAGCACCGTCCTCATTCTCGGCGAAAGCGGCACGGGCAAAGAACTCGTCGCCCGCGCTCTGCACAATCAATCCAAGCGCAAAGACGAAAAATTCATCGCCGTCAACTGCGGCGCTTTGCCCCGCGAGTTGATCGAAAGCGAACTCTTCGGCCACGAGAAAGGCTCGTTTTCCGGCGCCCACCAGCGCAAGATCGGCCTGATGGAATCGGCGGACGGCGGCTCGCTGCTGCTCGACGAAATTGGCGACCTTCCCCTCGAATTGCAAGTCAAAATCCTGCGCGTGTTGGAACAGAAGGAAATCCGCCGCATTGGCAGCGTCAATCCCAAAACCGTTGATGTGCGCATCGTCGCCGCCACCAACCGCGATCTCCAAGACGACGTACAGCAAGGCGCTTTCCGCCAGGATCTTTTTTATCGTCTCTCCATTATGGACCTGCGCCTGCCGCCCTTGCGCGAACGCAAGGAGGACATCCCCCTGCTCGTCGATCATTTCATCGCTCGCTTCAATCAAAAGTTGAACCGTTCCGTCGAGGGAATCTCTCCCGAAGCTTTGCGCCTCTTGATGAATTACGATTGGCCGGGCAATGTTCGCGAGTTGGAAAACGCCATCCAACGCTGCATGATCCTTCGCGATTCCGGCGTTATCGGCGAGGAGGACATACCCTCCAGCGCAACCGCCGCCGCTAAAATCGCCGTTCCCAACCTCGCCGATCCCTGCGAAGTGACGCTGCCCAGAGCACGCGAAGCTTTCGAACGCCATTATCTCAAGCAATTGTTGGAAGCGAACAACGGCAACGTTACCCAATCCGCGCTCATGGCGGGCATCGGCCGCCGCACCCTTCAGGAATTGATGAAAAAATACGGGCTGAGAACGGAAAATGATGAGTGATGAATGTCTGGGTGGCAAGGGCAAGGTTGTTTTTGCCCTTGAATAATACTGAAAAGTAGGATTGTCGCGTTTTTTGACCCATCGATATGTAAGAGGCGGGTGGCAAGGGCAAGGTTTTATCTGCCCTTGATTTATGGCCGTTTTATTCAAGGGCAAAAACGACTTTGCCCTTGCCACCCCGGCTACGATTTTGGGAGAAATCGAATATCTATGAAACGCATTCGTTTCAAACAAGCGAAACAATTTATATGGATACTGGTTCTCATTGTGATGGTGTTCACCTATAACATATTATCGGACAAACCCTATTGTACGATCGAATTGCAGGGCGAATACACCGTGCGGGGAGAGAGAAAGAATATTCTCCTCTACCTGTTCAATAAGTTTTATACCGAACGGAAAGAATTCGCCGCTCATCCTTCCCGCCCCGACGAGACGTATGGCATGTATATGTACGTCAACGATCCCGACGGCCTGGCTCACGTCATCTTCGCCGTCGATGGCGTACAAACGCCCGTCGAATTCCTGCCCGGTCAAAAGATAATCGACAAGGAGTGGAGATTTTCCGCTCAACAGGGGTGGCATTGGTTCCATTTGGACACGATGGATATGAAAGGCAACCGCAGCGCCTCCGCGTCCAACGTGCATGTCGTCGCGGCGAAATAACATGCGTATCGGCGCAACCTTTTTTCGCTCAAATTAATTCTGTCCGGTTTTTTCCACTTCCCCGGTCATGGGCACGAAGCGTACGGGGATGCTGTACTCCTTTTTGATTCCATCCTTTTCTTTTTTAATCAACAATAAGTATTGCTCCTGCTT
Coding sequences within:
- a CDS encoding sigma-54 dependent transcriptional regulator → MQAMGMLRRGAVLIVDDEKGMRHILSRLLADEGYSVETAGSGDEALGKIVQDSFDVAMIDIRMPGMDGLTLLDRLREESPDTSVIMMTAYGTIEDAVSAMKRGAYEFITKPFNNDEVIHIIGNAFERKRLLDRNRYLSQALEERKQLEGLIGESRPMQALYRLIEKVAPTDSTVLILGESGTGKELVARALHNQSKRKDEKFIAVNCGALPRELIESELFGHEKGSFSGAHQRKIGLMESADGGSLLLDEIGDLPLELQVKILRVLEQKEIRRIGSVNPKTVDVRIVAATNRDLQDDVQQGAFRQDLFYRLSIMDLRLPPLRERKEDIPLLVDHFIARFNQKLNRSVEGISPEALRLLMNYDWPGNVRELENAIQRCMILRDSGVIGEEDIPSSATAAAKIAVPNLADPCEVTLPRAREAFERHYLKQLLEANNGNVTQSALMAGIGRRTLQELMKKYGLRTENDE